Proteins encoded in a region of the Anaerolineae bacterium genome:
- a CDS encoding L-rhamnose isomerase: MITQPTDKQIQAAYTLAQERYAAFGADTEKALETLAQIPISLHCWQGDDVGGFEDPDRGLSGGIMATGNYPGKARTADELRRDLDKAYSLIPGRHRLNLHAIYLETDKKVERNEIEPKHFAGWVDWARANGHGLDFNPTCFSHPKADDGFTLASYDQGIRNFWIEHCLACRKIGAYMGRELGTPCVTNIWIPDGLKDTPVDRKTPRLLLKDSLDKILAEPLDPNYNLDAVECKLFGLGSESYVVGSHEFYLGYAVANKILLCLDAGHFHPTEVISDKISSILTYLDEI; encoded by the coding sequence ATGATCACTCAACCTACAGACAAACAAATCCAGGCCGCCTACACCCTGGCGCAAGAACGATATGCCGCGTTTGGCGCGGATACGGAAAAAGCCCTGGAAACCCTGGCCCAAATTCCCATCAGCCTGCACTGCTGGCAGGGCGATGACGTGGGCGGTTTTGAAGACCCCGACCGCGGCTTGAGCGGCGGCATTATGGCCACCGGCAACTATCCCGGCAAGGCCCGCACCGCCGACGAATTGCGCCGCGACCTGGATAAAGCCTACAGCCTCATCCCCGGCCGCCATCGCCTTAATCTGCACGCTATCTATCTGGAAACGGACAAGAAAGTGGAGCGGAATGAAATTGAGCCAAAACATTTTGCCGGTTGGGTGGATTGGGCCAGGGCCAACGGGCACGGCCTTGACTTCAATCCCACCTGTTTCTCGCACCCCAAAGCCGATGATGGCTTTACCCTGGCCAGTTATGACCAGGGCATCCGCAACTTCTGGATTGAACATTGCCTTGCCTGCCGCAAGATTGGCGCGTACATGGGCCGCGAACTGGGCACTCCCTGCGTCACCAACATCTGGATTCCCGACGGCCTCAAAGACACCCCCGTGGACCGCAAAACGCCCCGCCTGTTGCTTAAAGATTCTCTTGACAAAATTCTGGCCGAGCCGCTTGATCCCAACTACAACCTCGACGCCGTAGAGTGCAAACTCTTTGGCTTGGGGTCGGAAAGTTACGTGGTTGGCTCCCACGAATTCTATCTGGGTTACGCGGTGGCCAACAAAATTCTGTTGTGCCTGGACGCCGGGCATTTCCATCCCACCGAGGTCATCTCCGACAAGATTTCCTCAATTTTGACCTACCTGGACGAGATTT
- the rhaS gene encoding rhamnose ABC transporter substrate-binding protein — protein sequence MRVTKFILMLTVLLILTLAATSALAQEGVTCEEDYSVQADDWLSKLADKFYGDIFAYPAIFEATNEMAKTDSSYATIANPDLIEPGWKLCIPSQADAQALLGKEAAPAAEPAAGGKQYVLVPKNLGNPYFDAANDGAQEAAAELGVTVTYQGSATADATEQIQLLNALIAQKVDGLAVSANDSDALVPTGKSAIDAGIPVVSWDASIAPGGRVLHINQATAEGIGRAQIQLAAELAGGEGQIAILSATSTAPNQNEWIEWMKDELTKPEYANIELVATVYGDDEDEKSYNEALGLMKTYPELEVIISPTTVGIAASSRAVQDADKVGQVLVTGLGLPNQMREYVKSGACPAFQLWNVVDLGYLAVYALDAVATGKVTGAPGETFSAGKLGEYTVGEDGVILLGPPFTFDLNNIDNFNF from the coding sequence ATGAGAGTAACAAAATTTATCCTTATGCTGACCGTATTGTTAATCTTAACACTGGCGGCGACCTCGGCTTTGGCCCAGGAGGGCGTAACCTGCGAAGAGGATTACAGCGTGCAGGCCGACGACTGGCTGAGCAAGCTGGCCGACAAGTTCTACGGTGATATTTTTGCCTATCCGGCCATCTTTGAGGCTACCAATGAAATGGCCAAAACCGACAGCAGCTATGCCACCATCGCCAACCCCGACCTGATTGAACCGGGTTGGAAGCTGTGCATCCCCAGCCAGGCCGACGCCCAGGCGCTGTTGGGTAAAGAGGCGGCTCCGGCGGCTGAACCGGCGGCCGGCGGCAAGCAATATGTGCTGGTGCCCAAAAATCTGGGCAACCCCTACTTTGATGCCGCTAACGACGGCGCGCAAGAAGCCGCTGCGGAATTGGGCGTGACCGTCACCTACCAGGGTTCGGCCACGGCTGACGCCACCGAGCAAATCCAATTGCTCAACGCGCTCATTGCTCAAAAAGTTGATGGTCTGGCCGTATCGGCCAACGACTCTGACGCCCTGGTGCCCACCGGCAAAAGCGCCATTGACGCCGGTATCCCCGTGGTCAGTTGGGATGCGTCTATTGCGCCAGGTGGCCGCGTATTGCACATCAACCAGGCCACCGCCGAAGGCATTGGCCGCGCCCAGATTCAACTGGCCGCCGAACTGGCCGGTGGCGAGGGCCAGATTGCCATCCTCTCCGCCACGTCTACCGCCCCCAACCAGAACGAGTGGATTGAGTGGATGAAGGATGAACTGACCAAGCCCGAATACGCCAACATCGAACTCGTGGCCACGGTTTACGGCGACGACGAGGACGAGAAGAGCTACAACGAAGCCCTGGGGCTGATGAAAACTTATCCCGAGCTGGAAGTGATCATTTCCCCGACCACCGTGGGCATTGCCGCTTCAAGCCGCGCCGTGCAGGACGCCGATAAAGTCGGTCAGGTCCTGGTGACCGGGTTGGGCTTGCCTAACCAGATGCGCGAGTATGTGAAGAGCGGCGCTTGCCCGGCTTTCCAACTCTGGAACGTGGTTGACCTTGGCTACCTGGCCGTTTACGCCCTTGATGCCGTGGCGACCGGCAAAGTTACCGGCGCCCCGGGCGAAACATTTAGCGCCGGCAAATTGGGTGAGTACACGGTGGGCGAAGATGGGGTTATTTTGCTTGGCCCGCCCTTCACCTTTGACCTTAATAATATTGACAATTTCAACTTCTAA
- a CDS encoding SUMF1/EgtB/PvdO family nonheme iron enzyme, with the protein MTVQAKESSSLGAPPKKSLVTFFLRWEWLLVALLIVVSVANTLLSPYFLQVDNLFRTASDFMELGLMMLPMTFVIITANIDLSVASNLGMCASFMGWLFNNGWNIWLAASAALLLGGLAGLLNGFLVARVRLPALVVTLGTYAFYRGVAYVLLGDQAARNYPASFTYLGQGKLGNTPVPFSMLLLAVLAVIFGLVLHKTRFGRYLYAIGNNEEACRYAGVPVARIKMIVFVLSGLLAGLAGIVLAARFGSTRPDIGLGLELDVITATVLGGVDIFGGSGTMIGVILSLCLIGVMRFGMSLLNIQGQTQGMAIGFLLILAIFVPNIGHRLSRGGVSVTRNSLLVTAAGAVAAILFITFFAWSRAPIINVSQPTPTPAQAVAAATATPVVLKPTPTAVAVPPTPTPRPTATPQPTATPAPTTEGSDEPAVTPTPTEPPKPEDDMVEIPAGTFIFGSNNTEPNESPEQIIDLPAYSIDRFEVTNDDFAMFVAATGYQTEAEQTGAKKTWRDYVEGKGNHPVVKVSWNDAQAYCQWLGKRLPTEQEWEKAARGEKGLLFPWGTGFDPTRANIKASGIRGTVAVGSFPTGASSYGVEDMAGNVWEWTTDPYLAYPGSTYQDKFYSNDLRVTRGGGWFDEANQIRGTNRSAAKPDSANDDLGFRCVK; encoded by the coding sequence ATGACCGTCCAAGCCAAAGAGTCATCGTCATTGGGCGCTCCGCCCAAAAAATCGCTGGTTACCTTTTTCTTGCGTTGGGAGTGGTTGCTGGTTGCTTTGTTGATTGTGGTCAGCGTCGCAAATACTTTGCTATCGCCCTATTTTTTGCAGGTGGATAATCTGTTCCGCACCGCCTCGGACTTTATGGAATTGGGCTTGATGATGCTGCCGATGACGTTTGTCATTATCACCGCCAACATTGACCTGTCGGTGGCCTCGAACCTGGGCATGTGCGCCTCGTTTATGGGCTGGCTGTTCAATAACGGCTGGAACATCTGGCTGGCGGCGAGCGCGGCCCTGCTGCTAGGCGGGCTGGCCGGGTTGTTGAACGGTTTTTTGGTGGCGCGAGTCAGGCTGCCGGCCCTGGTGGTGACCCTGGGCACTTATGCCTTCTATCGCGGGGTGGCCTATGTGTTGTTGGGCGACCAGGCCGCCCGTAATTATCCGGCGTCATTTACCTATCTGGGCCAGGGCAAACTGGGCAACACCCCGGTGCCGTTTTCAATGCTGCTGTTGGCGGTGTTGGCCGTGATTTTTGGCCTGGTTTTGCACAAAACCCGCTTTGGCCGTTACCTCTACGCCATCGGCAACAACGAGGAAGCTTGCCGTTACGCGGGGGTGCCGGTGGCCCGGATCAAAATGATCGTGTTTGTGTTATCGGGCCTGTTGGCAGGGTTGGCGGGCATTGTGCTGGCCGCGCGTTTTGGCAGCACCCGGCCCGACATTGGCCTGGGCCTTGAGCTTGATGTTATCACCGCCACCGTGCTGGGCGGCGTGGATATTTTTGGCGGCAGCGGCACCATGATTGGCGTGATACTGTCGCTCTGTTTGATTGGCGTGATGCGTTTTGGCATGAGTTTGCTAAACATCCAGGGCCAAACTCAGGGCATGGCCATAGGCTTTTTGCTGATTTTGGCGATTTTTGTGCCAAATATTGGCCATAGATTGTCCCGTGGCGGGGTCAGCGTGACCCGTAATTCTCTGCTGGTTACGGCAGCAGGCGCGGTGGCGGCCATTTTGTTTATCACTTTTTTTGCCTGGTCTCGCGCGCCGATCATCAATGTTTCGCAGCCAACGCCCACGCCAGCCCAGGCGGTGGCCGCGGCCACCGCTACCCCTGTGGTCTTAAAACCAACGCCAACGGCGGTAGCTGTTCCTCCCACGCCCACTCCCCGGCCTACGGCCACGCCGCAACCGACGGCTACCCCGGCGCCAACCACCGAAGGCAGTGACGAACCGGCGGTCACGCCCACTCCCACCGAGCCGCCCAAACCGGAGGATGACATGGTTGAAATCCCGGCCGGGACCTTTATTTTTGGCAGCAACAATACCGAACCCAACGAAAGCCCGGAGCAGATTATTGACTTACCGGCTTATTCGATTGACCGTTTTGAAGTGACTAACGATGACTTTGCCATGTTTGTGGCCGCCACCGGCTATCAAACCGAAGCCGAGCAAACTGGAGCCAAAAAAACCTGGCGCGATTACGTTGAAGGTAAGGGCAATCACCCGGTGGTCAAGGTGAGTTGGAACGACGCCCAAGCTTACTGCCAGTGGTTGGGCAAACGCCTGCCCACCGAGCAAGAATGGGAAAAGGCGGCCCGGGGGGAAAAAGGTTTGCTCTTCCCCTGGGGCACCGGCTTTGACCCGACCCGGGCTAACATCAAGGCCAGCGGTATTCGGGGCACAGTGGCGGTGGGCAGTTTTCCCACCGGCGCCAGCTCCTATGGGGTGGAAGATATGGCCGGTAACGTTTGGGAATGGACAACCGATCCGTACCTGGCCTATCCCGGCAGCACCTATCAGGATAAGTTTTACAGCAACGATTTGCGGGTGACCCGTGGCGGCGGCTGGTTTGACGAAGCCAATCAAATTCGCGGCACCAATCGTTCCGCAGCCAAGCCCGACTCGGCCAATGACGACCTGGGTTTCCGCTGCGTCAAATGA
- a CDS encoding ABC transporter permease — MTLATVRETGITLFIIVLVILVSLRSGSAFLSLENFRDILLNISILAIVALGQTMVIITRGIDLSVSSMIGLVAMMVGFMVKQYPDMSPVVAVLLGMALGCVLGSFNGFVITVGNVPPIIATLGTLSIFRGAIFFYSQGTWINAFEMSPSFKALAKGAPLGLPNLVIVAIVVAAIIYYFLNYTQPGRNIYAVGSNPDAANVAGIRTQRVIFSVYLISGLLCGLAGVMWASRFESAQTNTALGFELQTVAASVVGGVNIFGGSGTVTGVLLGALLLGIINNALTLIRISPFWQLAAQGLLILLAVVVDAVVLRRLQQTLNVRRAA; from the coding sequence ATGACCCTGGCCACCGTCCGCGAGACGGGCATTACCTTGTTTATTATCGTCCTGGTTATTTTAGTCAGCCTCCGCAGCGGTTCCGCCTTTTTAAGCCTGGAAAACTTTCGCGATATTTTGTTGAACATCTCCATTCTGGCGATTGTGGCCCTGGGGCAGACGATGGTTATCATTACCCGGGGCATTGACCTCTCGGTGAGTTCGATGATTGGCCTGGTGGCGATGATGGTGGGATTTATGGTCAAGCAATATCCCGACATGTCGCCGGTAGTGGCGGTGCTGCTGGGCATGGCCTTGGGTTGCGTGCTGGGCAGCTTCAACGGCTTTGTGATTACCGTGGGCAACGTGCCGCCGATTATTGCCACCCTGGGCACCTTGAGCATCTTCCGGGGAGCCATCTTCTTTTACAGCCAGGGCACGTGGATCAATGCCTTTGAGATGTCCCCCTCTTTTAAGGCGCTGGCTAAAGGCGCTCCCCTCGGCCTGCCCAATCTGGTGATTGTGGCCATTGTGGTGGCGGCTATTATTTATTACTTTCTTAACTATACCCAGCCGGGCCGGAATATCTACGCCGTCGGCAGCAACCCCGACGCGGCCAATGTGGCCGGTATCCGCACCCAGCGGGTCATTTTTTCGGTCTATCTTATATCCGGGCTGTTGTGCGGCCTGGCCGGGGTGATGTGGGCCTCGCGCTTTGAATCGGCCCAAACCAACACGGCCCTGGGTTTTGAACTGCAAACCGTGGCCGCCTCGGTGGTGGGCGGGGTCAATATTTTTGGCGGCAGCGGCACCGTCACCGGCGTGCTGTTGGGGGCGCTGTTGCTGGGCATTATCAATAACGCCCTCACCCTGATCCGTATTTCCCCCTTCTGGCAGTTGGCCGCCCAGGGTCTGCTCATCCTGCTGGCGGTGGTGGTTGACGCGGTGGTGTTGCGTCGCTTGCAGCAAACACTGAATGTGAGGAGAGCCGCATGA